One Chitinophaga sp. H8 DNA window includes the following coding sequences:
- a CDS encoding RagB/SusD family nutrient uptake outer membrane protein — protein MKLRLTYHILFIAVLLVSSCKKGFLDKRPLNQISEPEFWKTTSDLEIYLNNFYAALPEWGSHDAGPFWKDNNSDNMVPGLYNMRLAGLATLPVTGGGWNWGNIRSVNLFLEKAPAVNGGPEKDHYLGEGYFFRAWFYFDLLQQFGDLPWIDKPLATNSPELYNQRVSRSVIADNILKDLDQAIAQLKDKESAPLFRINRSVALALKSRVALYEGTWEKYHQGTVFGVTGADPAKYLKQAASAAKMLMDEKKYAIFNEGHPEKDYSLLFNQSDLSGNSEVIFWRKYKLGVASHNGQRYLSILAGNTGISKALIQSYLCTDGKPIAVSDKYQGDNGLLNVVKNRDARLRQLIFVPGDPITIDYNGGGDTLSKFVRAAVNLGGDSRDVTGYQIRKGSYPDKTLQQGDFMSTTAPIIFRLGEVLLNYAEAKAEMGELSQTDVDLSINLLRSRAGMPPLVIAGIVNDPNWEFPGVSGLINEVRRERRVELACEGFRLNDLLRWRAHHLIVNQRPRGAKFIKGDYPPNTDIPLDGSGYIDPYQQALTNGYGFKPERDYLNPLPAYELSLNEKLAQNPGWPRK, from the coding sequence ATGAAACTGAGACTTACTTATCATATACTTTTCATCGCCGTATTGCTGGTTTCATCCTGCAAGAAAGGCTTCCTGGATAAACGCCCGCTCAACCAGATCTCCGAACCGGAATTCTGGAAAACTACCAGCGATCTGGAAATCTACCTGAACAATTTTTATGCGGCGCTGCCGGAATGGGGATCGCATGATGCCGGGCCTTTCTGGAAGGATAATAACAGCGATAATATGGTGCCGGGCCTGTACAATATGCGCCTGGCGGGATTAGCCACCTTGCCGGTTACCGGTGGAGGGTGGAACTGGGGGAATATCAGGTCGGTCAACCTGTTTCTCGAAAAGGCTCCTGCAGTAAATGGCGGCCCGGAAAAAGACCACTACCTGGGCGAAGGCTATTTTTTCAGGGCCTGGTTTTATTTTGATCTGTTACAGCAGTTTGGCGACTTGCCCTGGATCGATAAGCCCCTGGCTACTAATTCGCCGGAGCTGTATAATCAGCGGGTGTCAAGAAGTGTAATCGCAGATAATATCCTGAAAGACCTGGACCAGGCTATTGCCCAATTAAAGGATAAAGAAAGTGCGCCGCTTTTCAGAATCAACCGGTCTGTGGCTTTGGCTTTAAAATCACGGGTAGCCCTGTATGAAGGAACCTGGGAAAAATACCACCAGGGAACTGTTTTCGGAGTCACCGGGGCTGATCCGGCCAAATACCTGAAACAAGCTGCCAGCGCTGCTAAAATGTTGATGGATGAAAAGAAGTATGCCATCTTTAATGAAGGACATCCGGAAAAGGACTATTCGTTGCTGTTTAATCAGTCAGATCTTTCGGGCAACAGTGAAGTGATTTTCTGGCGGAAATATAAACTGGGAGTGGCTTCACACAACGGACAACGGTATCTCTCTATCCTGGCAGGTAATACAGGCATCTCCAAAGCGCTTATCCAGAGTTATCTCTGTACGGATGGAAAGCCCATAGCAGTGAGCGATAAGTATCAGGGAGATAATGGTTTGCTGAACGTAGTGAAAAACCGTGACGCCAGATTACGCCAGCTCATCTTTGTGCCTGGGGATCCCATTACTATTGACTATAACGGTGGGGGGGATACGTTGTCGAAATTTGTACGGGCGGCGGTAAATCTCGGTGGAGATTCCAGGGATGTGACCGGCTACCAGATCAGGAAAGGATCGTACCCGGATAAAACATTGCAGCAGGGCGACTTCATGTCCACTACCGCGCCTATCATCTTCCGTTTGGGCGAAGTATTGCTGAACTACGCAGAGGCCAAAGCAGAAATGGGAGAACTGTCGCAAACGGATGTAGATCTGAGTATTAATTTGTTGCGGAGCAGAGCGGGTATGCCGCCATTGGTGATCGCTGGTATTGTAAATGATCCCAACTGGGAATTTCCGGGAGTATCCGGGCTCATCAATGAGGTGCGTCGGGAAAGAAGGGTGGAACTGGCCTGTGAAGGATTCCGGTTGAACGACCTGTTGCGCTGGAGGGCACATCACCTGATCGTCAATCAACGCCCCAGGGGAGCAAAATTTATTAAAGGAGATTACCCGCCCAATACAGATATTCCACTGGATGGCAGCGGTTATATAGATCCTTATCAACAGGCACTGACAAATGGCTACGGTTTTAAGCCGGAAAGGGATTATCTCAATCCGCTGCCTGCCTATGAACTATCGCTTAATGAAAAGCTGGCCCAGAATCCTGGCTGGCCAAGAAAATAA
- a CDS encoding FecR family protein: MEQHQHAWQSLLDRYINNTISPEEMELLLHKIEEGEVPESFTDALRRHWEVSREQGQTDTRAWNEKFAAMMAEEKRNNPPLKRVMTTGKRLLRYAAAVLLLVAMGTWYFSERNKTAPPAPAISSPATELADLKPGTPGAILKLSNGQEIVLDSANNGVLAIQGNTKIIRRNNQIFYDETASNQTEAVYNTITTPKGRQYQLILADGSKVWLNAASSIRYPTLFTGNKREVEITGEVYFEVAHQTLKNNRANGAGETRMPFIVKVSNAAGHGEEIEVLGTHFNINAYHDEPAVKTTLLEGSVKVSTMAGHSAVLQPGQQSAVAQNGAIHVMKAVNTDAVMAWKNGYFSFDQTDLATLMRQIGRWYDVDISYEGAIPVRKFGGEISRDNNASQVLKIMEETGVRFRIEGRKIIVLP; the protein is encoded by the coding sequence ATGGAACAGCATCAACATGCCTGGCAATCTCTTTTAGACCGGTACATCAACAACACTATTTCTCCGGAAGAAATGGAGCTGCTGCTGCATAAAATAGAAGAAGGAGAGGTGCCGGAATCATTTACAGATGCGCTCCGCCGGCATTGGGAGGTGTCCAGGGAACAGGGGCAAACGGACACCCGCGCATGGAATGAAAAATTTGCGGCTATGATGGCGGAGGAGAAACGGAATAATCCGCCATTAAAACGGGTGATGACAACAGGCAAACGCCTGCTCCGTTACGCCGCAGCAGTATTACTGCTGGTGGCCATGGGGACCTGGTACTTCTCTGAACGGAATAAAACGGCACCACCAGCGCCTGCCATATCATCACCTGCCACCGAGCTGGCAGACCTGAAACCAGGCACACCGGGGGCTATCCTGAAACTGAGCAATGGCCAGGAAATAGTATTGGATAGTGCAAACAACGGAGTACTGGCGATACAGGGAAACACCAAAATTATTCGCCGCAACAACCAGATTTTCTACGATGAAACTGCCAGCAACCAAACTGAAGCAGTATATAACACGATCACCACACCTAAGGGAAGACAATACCAGCTCATCCTTGCGGATGGCAGTAAAGTATGGCTCAATGCGGCTTCCTCTATCCGGTATCCTACCCTCTTTACCGGCAACAAACGCGAGGTGGAGATAACGGGAGAAGTGTATTTTGAAGTAGCACACCAGACATTGAAAAACAACCGTGCCAATGGCGCCGGAGAAACACGGATGCCTTTTATTGTAAAGGTCAGCAATGCGGCAGGCCATGGGGAAGAAATAGAAGTGCTGGGCACCCACTTTAATATCAATGCCTACCATGATGAGCCTGCGGTAAAAACAACCTTACTGGAAGGTAGTGTAAAAGTGAGCACGATGGCAGGGCATTCTGCTGTGCTGCAGCCCGGGCAACAATCTGCTGTAGCACAAAATGGGGCCATCCACGTTATGAAGGCAGTAAATACGGACGCTGTTATGGCCTGGAAAAATGGCTACTTCTCTTTTGATCAAACCGACCTGGCTACACTGATGCGCCAGATAGGCCGTTGGTATGATGTGGATATCTCCTATGAAGGAGCCATCCCTGTACGGAAATTTGGCGGGGAAATTTCACGCGACAACAACGCTTCCCAGGTGCTGAAAATTATGGAAGAAACCGGGGTACGCTTCAGAATAGAAGGAAGAAAAATAATTGTATTACCGTAA
- a CDS encoding winged helix-turn-helix transcriptional regulator: MSHNLNIDKLDIQIMSEMSRNAGISYAELGKKLFISGGTIHVRMKKLQNMGIIKGTKLSVDLRMLGYEITAFIGIFTEKNSVYEHIVKQLLKIPGVVRLNSTTGVYSMIAELVCKNNTALRDILHAVQQVKGIDRTDTLISLDESFSRSIELEL; encoded by the coding sequence ATGAGCCACAATTTAAATATCGACAAATTAGACATACAGATCATGTCTGAGATGTCCCGCAATGCAGGTATATCCTATGCTGAACTGGGGAAAAAGCTGTTTATTTCCGGGGGCACCATCCACGTCAGGATGAAAAAGCTGCAGAACATGGGGATTATCAAAGGCACTAAGTTAAGTGTGGACCTGCGGATGCTGGGCTATGAAATAACTGCCTTCATTGGCATTTTTACAGAGAAGAACAGTGTATATGAACATATTGTGAAGCAGTTATTAAAAATTCCGGGCGTAGTGCGCCTGAATAGTACTACCGGTGTATATAGTATGATCGCAGAACTTGTTTGCAAAAACAATACTGCATTGCGGGATATTCTGCATGCCGTACAACAGGTAAAAGGCATTGACAGAACGGATACCCTGATTTCGCTGGATGAGAGTTTTTCCCGTTCTATAGAACTGGAACTCTAA
- a CDS encoding SO2930 family diheme c-type cytochrome: protein MRKLCLIIVSFILWLALVQSCKQKTAPASAAGIFEFKDKLSGYGFFTGTLKDLVPRKGVLNYDLTTPLFTDYSVKDRFIVLPEGKTMQYTEHGALDFPDSTFIVKNFAYTNTSHQKIMLETRLLFKDPADKQWKVMNYLWDQGQQDADKWILGKKIPITFLDDHQQERSTVYQMPNTNDCKRCHINNSVLTPIGPKARNLNFTRQGQAQNQLAQWAAGGYLKGFTSPEATPRLPDWKDSVHFTVSERARAYLDVNCAHCHTRGGDAFNTGMFLEYEQTSPDHLGIMKSPVSAGGGAGGLDYDIIPGDAQHSILAYRMNSVEPGTAMPELARTVIHEEGVALIRRWINEMKKPVR from the coding sequence ATGCGGAAGCTTTGTTTAATTATTGTGAGTTTCATTTTATGGCTGGCCCTGGTACAGAGCTGCAAGCAAAAAACAGCCCCTGCCAGTGCTGCCGGTATATTTGAATTTAAAGATAAACTGTCGGGATATGGTTTCTTTACGGGTACACTAAAAGACCTGGTACCACGCAAAGGGGTGTTAAACTATGATTTAACCACCCCTTTGTTTACAGACTATTCGGTAAAAGACCGCTTTATTGTATTGCCGGAAGGAAAGACCATGCAGTATACCGAACATGGTGCACTGGATTTTCCTGACTCTACCTTTATCGTCAAAAACTTTGCCTACACCAATACCTCCCATCAGAAGATCATGCTGGAAACGCGGTTGTTGTTTAAAGATCCGGCAGATAAACAATGGAAGGTGATGAATTACCTGTGGGATCAGGGGCAGCAGGATGCAGACAAGTGGATTCTGGGAAAAAAGATCCCGATCACTTTCCTGGATGATCATCAGCAGGAGCGGTCTACCGTATATCAGATGCCTAATACCAATGATTGCAAGCGTTGTCATATTAACAATAGTGTGCTAACCCCTATTGGGCCCAAGGCGCGCAACCTGAATTTTACCCGGCAAGGGCAGGCACAGAACCAGCTGGCCCAGTGGGCCGCAGGCGGATATCTGAAAGGCTTTACTTCTCCTGAAGCAACACCCCGGCTACCTGACTGGAAAGACAGTGTGCACTTCACCGTTAGTGAGCGTGCCCGTGCTTACCTGGATGTAAACTGTGCACATTGTCATACCCGTGGCGGCGATGCTTTTAATACCGGTATGTTCCTGGAGTATGAGCAAACCAGTCCGGACCATCTCGGCATTATGAAATCGCCGGTTTCTGCCGGCGGTGGTGCAGGTGGGCTGGACTATGATATTATCCCCGGCGACGCGCAACATTCTATCCTGGCTTACCGGATGAATAGTGTGGAACCTGGCACCGCTATGCCGGAGCTGGCACGTACGGTAATCCATGAGGAAGGTGTGGCACTGATACGGCGATGGATCAATGAGATGAAAAAACCTGTCAGATGA
- a CDS encoding DUF4838 domain-containing protein, with amino-acid sequence MSSHKNIMNRRAFFNRTAPALGALFIPGLLNNIFACSPAAQGLKTRGVVLAVEDLETLDWPLLAQQAGLTTIGTHITPSQVSAFIQSPKGQRFLEDCKKYKIEVEHELHSMHDLLPRELFKQKPEMFRMNENGERVPDYNCCVSSKDALDIIAENAVKYAAILTPTTGRYFYWIDDAVPMCKCPLCKDFSDSDQALIIENAMIKALRKKDPNASLAHLAYVNTMPPPKKVKPEPGIFLEFAPIYREWDKPLSDSAAGIVAAKQGAGGRLTHGQTMQLLKENLEVFPADTSQVLEYWLDVSLQSHWKKPATKVAWYPEVCSSDVQTYADAGIKHITTFAVYIDGAYKESYKDLSFVKEYGQILKTYGTKKK; translated from the coding sequence ATGAGTAGCCACAAAAATATTATGAACAGAAGGGCATTTTTTAACAGGACGGCACCGGCATTGGGGGCATTGTTTATTCCGGGTTTATTGAATAATATCTTTGCATGCAGCCCTGCAGCCCAGGGACTAAAAACAAGGGGCGTAGTGTTGGCCGTAGAAGACCTGGAAACACTGGATTGGCCCCTGCTGGCACAGCAGGCAGGACTTACCACCATCGGTACTCATATCACCCCTTCACAGGTGTCTGCTTTTATTCAATCTCCCAAAGGACAACGTTTCCTCGAGGATTGTAAAAAGTATAAGATCGAGGTAGAACACGAACTGCATTCCATGCACGATTTATTACCACGGGAACTGTTTAAGCAAAAACCGGAAATGTTCCGGATGAACGAAAATGGAGAGAGAGTGCCGGATTATAATTGCTGTGTAAGTTCAAAGGATGCACTGGATATCATCGCGGAAAATGCAGTGAAATATGCGGCCATCCTAACGCCCACTACCGGCAGATACTTTTACTGGATTGATGATGCCGTGCCGATGTGTAAATGTCCTTTGTGCAAAGACTTTTCTGATTCCGACCAGGCGCTGATCATTGAAAATGCGATGATAAAAGCCCTGCGCAAAAAAGATCCGAATGCTTCACTGGCGCACCTGGCATATGTGAATACCATGCCGCCACCCAAAAAGGTAAAACCTGAGCCTGGTATTTTCCTGGAATTTGCGCCTATCTACCGGGAGTGGGATAAACCGTTGTCGGATAGTGCTGCGGGAATTGTTGCTGCCAAACAGGGGGCGGGTGGCAGGCTCACCCACGGTCAAACGATGCAACTGCTGAAGGAAAACCTGGAAGTGTTCCCGGCAGATACTTCTCAGGTACTGGAATACTGGCTGGATGTATCCCTGCAAAGCCACTGGAAAAAGCCGGCAACGAAAGTAGCCTGGTACCCGGAGGTATGCAGCAGCGATGTGCAGACCTACGCAGATGCTGGTATAAAACATATCACCACCTTTGCGGTGTATATAGATGGGGCCTATAAGGAAAGTTATAAGGATCTCAGTTTTGTAAAGGAGTATGGTCAGATCCTGAAAACTTACGGGACGAAGAAAAAGTAA
- a CDS encoding TonB-dependent receptor codes for MKLTALLLLALCLQVHAKVSAQKVTMSEKDVSLQKVFSIIKKQTGMSFFFDESWLQQARKVTVDVKNETLEKTLDICFSNQSLTYAIVGRTVVIKQRTAPPEKEDTPRPPQEISGIVTDEKNTPLPNVSVTIKGTSQGTATNAQGRFTLKVPDGKSIIVFSSVGFESRELPAGTNKDMGAIVLIQANVSLNDVVVTGYATQKKANLTGAVEAISSKVIAARPQGNVGQLLQGVSPGLNITTNNTGGEPDASMNFNIRGMGSPFVLVDGMPMNINQLNPSDIESISVLKDASSAAIYGAYAPYGVILVTTKKGGSTDGRPNLSYNANMEWATPTLLPNPANGLEFANAWNDATKNSGMAPFFSNEIIEKIKQYMNDPKNTPGTAPDPLDPGKWGKHEYANASTNWYKELVKKWSFRQKHNLTVDGGKDGLTYYLSAGLYDHGGQMKYGNESYKRYNIDAKINTKITKWMQVNFLTKYARGESDYPNDGYGLVRSVMWHDLTRRYATDPLKYPNGEYSEMSRVNVYENGGRDIYLNNELWLRLEGELEPVKNWLIKGDYSWKNANMTNTAHHALVTATGPDGGKYVAFDTRTPNDYAQTSDADNYWTYNISTSYEKKFNNHNVKALLGFQREYQHFNSLYGLRNRLITDNVPSLTTATGDMNVRDNIYHWSTDGTFFRINYDYKEKYLLELNARQNGTSRFEDGKREGFFPSVSAGYRISSEPFWTPLKNTIDYFKLRASYGSLGNQNVANYLYLPIMPVTQQVNWVAGETRPIGVGAPGLVSAGLTWETVQTLDVGFDGALFNNRMEVTFDYFKRKVFNMLGTSYPLPAVLGTTVPLENNAEKVNTGWETSIAWNDRIGEVKYNVRLTLSDYRVKITKWNNPNKTLSSNYEGQYEGDIWGLESNGLFQSEDEVSKHAKQSLFYANWHPGDVKYEDLNHDGVINYGNRTLDDHGDMKIIGNSLPRYSYAVFMGLSWKNLDLSMFWMGVGKRDVWFNGNVFWGQLGDVWQNSTFKEHLDYWSETNPNGYYPRPYFSNEGAKNREVSSLYLQNAAFLRLKSLQLGYNIPERFLRTISMKKARVYFTGENLLTFTKIKGMFDPEGIFGTYGQGKIYPLSTIVSFGVNINL; via the coding sequence ATGAAGTTAACAGCCCTTCTGCTACTTGCATTATGCCTGCAGGTACATGCAAAAGTAAGTGCACAGAAAGTCACCATGTCCGAAAAAGATGTTTCCCTGCAAAAGGTGTTCAGCATCATTAAAAAACAAACGGGCATGTCCTTCTTTTTTGATGAATCCTGGCTACAACAAGCCCGTAAGGTAACGGTGGATGTCAAAAACGAAACGTTGGAAAAAACACTGGATATCTGTTTCAGCAACCAGTCGCTTACGTATGCCATCGTAGGCCGTACCGTAGTGATCAAACAAAGAACAGCGCCTCCGGAAAAGGAAGATACACCCCGGCCTCCGCAGGAGATATCAGGGATTGTGACAGATGAAAAAAATACACCCCTGCCTAATGTGAGCGTGACCATAAAAGGTACTTCCCAGGGTACTGCTACCAATGCACAGGGTCGCTTTACCCTGAAGGTACCCGATGGAAAATCCATCATCGTATTTTCCTCTGTGGGCTTCGAATCGCGCGAACTACCGGCTGGTACCAATAAAGATATGGGTGCTATCGTGCTCATCCAGGCAAACGTGTCTTTGAATGATGTGGTGGTAACAGGATATGCTACCCAGAAAAAAGCCAACCTGACCGGTGCGGTGGAAGCGATCAGCAGCAAGGTAATTGCTGCCCGCCCCCAAGGCAACGTAGGCCAGCTGCTCCAAGGGGTATCTCCCGGCCTTAATATCACCACTAATAACACCGGCGGTGAACCGGATGCTTCTATGAACTTCAATATCCGTGGTATGGGATCTCCTTTTGTACTGGTGGATGGTATGCCCATGAATATCAACCAGCTCAATCCCAGCGATATTGAATCCATCTCTGTATTGAAAGATGCTTCTTCCGCTGCGATCTATGGGGCCTATGCGCCATATGGCGTGATCCTGGTGACCACCAAAAAAGGTGGCTCTACGGATGGCAGGCCCAACCTGAGCTATAACGCGAATATGGAATGGGCTACGCCTACTTTATTACCCAACCCGGCCAACGGTCTGGAGTTTGCCAACGCCTGGAATGATGCTACCAAAAACTCCGGCATGGCGCCTTTCTTCTCCAATGAAATCATTGAAAAGATCAAACAGTATATGAATGACCCCAAAAATACGCCTGGTACAGCGCCCGACCCGCTGGACCCTGGCAAATGGGGAAAACATGAATATGCGAATGCCAGCACCAACTGGTACAAAGAACTGGTAAAAAAATGGTCGTTCAGACAAAAACATAATCTTACCGTAGATGGTGGTAAAGACGGACTTACCTATTATCTCTCCGCAGGTTTATATGACCACGGCGGACAAATGAAGTACGGTAATGAAAGCTACAAACGCTATAACATTGATGCCAAGATCAATACCAAAATCACCAAATGGATGCAGGTCAACTTCCTGACCAAATATGCCAGGGGGGAATCGGATTATCCGAATGATGGGTACGGATTGGTGCGCAGTGTGATGTGGCACGACCTTACCCGCAGATATGCTACCGATCCGCTTAAATATCCGAATGGGGAATATAGCGAAATGTCACGCGTAAATGTATACGAAAATGGTGGCCGTGATATTTACCTCAACAATGAATTATGGCTAAGACTGGAAGGAGAACTGGAACCTGTTAAAAACTGGCTGATCAAAGGGGATTACTCCTGGAAAAATGCCAACATGACCAACACCGCCCACCATGCACTGGTAACAGCTACCGGACCTGATGGGGGAAAATATGTGGCTTTTGATACAAGAACACCTAATGATTACGCACAAACAAGTGATGCGGACAACTACTGGACCTATAATATCTCTACTTCTTACGAAAAGAAATTTAACAATCATAACGTGAAGGCGCTCCTGGGTTTTCAGCGCGAGTACCAGCATTTTAACAGTCTCTATGGATTAAGGAACCGCCTGATCACCGACAATGTGCCTTCTCTCACCACTGCTACCGGAGATATGAACGTACGGGATAATATCTACCACTGGTCTACCGATGGTACTTTCTTTCGTATCAACTACGACTATAAGGAAAAATACCTGCTGGAACTGAACGCCCGCCAAAATGGTACTTCCAGGTTTGAAGATGGGAAACGGGAAGGTTTTTTCCCTTCCGTATCTGCGGGATACCGCATTTCCAGTGAACCTTTCTGGACACCGCTAAAAAATACGATCGATTACTTTAAGCTGCGTGCTTCTTATGGCTCACTGGGTAACCAGAATGTGGCTAATTACCTCTACCTGCCTATCATGCCGGTTACACAACAGGTAAACTGGGTGGCAGGCGAAACCCGCCCTATTGGGGTAGGGGCGCCGGGACTGGTGAGTGCAGGGCTTACCTGGGAAACCGTGCAAACACTGGATGTGGGATTCGATGGTGCGCTCTTCAATAATCGCATGGAAGTGACCTTCGACTATTTTAAAAGAAAGGTGTTTAATATGCTGGGTACTTCCTATCCGCTGCCTGCTGTATTAGGAACAACAGTACCGCTGGAAAACAACGCGGAAAAAGTAAATACGGGATGGGAAACTTCCATTGCCTGGAACGATCGTATTGGAGAAGTAAAATATAATGTACGTCTTACCCTGTCAGACTACCGGGTGAAAATCACCAAATGGAATAACCCGAATAAAACATTGTCCAGCAACTATGAAGGACAGTATGAGGGCGATATCTGGGGGCTGGAATCCAACGGATTGTTTCAATCGGAAGATGAGGTGTCCAAACATGCTAAACAATCCCTCTTTTATGCCAACTGGCATCCGGGGGATGTAAAGTATGAAGACCTGAATCATGACGGGGTGATCAATTACGGCAACAGAACACTGGATGATCACGGCGATATGAAGATCATTGGTAATTCACTGCCCCGGTATTCCTACGCCGTATTTATGGGACTATCCTGGAAAAATTTAGACCTCTCTATGTTCTGGATGGGCGTAGGCAAAAGAGATGTGTGGTTCAACGGAAATGTATTCTGGGGACAATTAGGCGATGTATGGCAGAACAGTACTTTCAAGGAACACCTTGACTACTGGAGCGAAACCAATCCGAATGGTTATTATCCACGTCCCTACTTTAGTAATGAAGGGGCCAAGAACCGGGAAGTATCTTCTCTGTACCTGCAGAATGCTGCATTCCTGCGGCTGAAATCCCTGCAGCTGGGATACAATATACCAGAACGTTTTCTCCGTACCATTTCCATGAAAAAGGCAAGGGTATACTTCACCGGAGAAAATCTGCTCACCTTTACAAAGATCAAAGGCATGTTTGATCCGGAAGGCATCTTCGGTACCTATGGCCAGGGTAAAATTTATCCGCTTTCTACCATCGTGTCTTTTGGTGTAAACATTAACCTCTAA
- a CDS encoding parallel beta-helix domain-containing protein: MKRSHFHFLFAALFLSLAACQPMEQKKATGYSTELTFGPGEETKIATAFLSLKDSSSIQLKEGVYKFDNLSIAQAKHIRIQGAGADKTILDFSAQSQGGEGIRVTDVIGFTIDGMTLRDSKGDLIKINKSENVVITNLHAIWSVADSTSGGYAIYPVLCKNVLVENCYAEGASDAGIYIGQTDSAIVRKCKAYKNVAGCEIENTSHAEVYDNEFYGNTAGFLIFDLPDLSKRGGFVKAYNNYLHDNNERNFAKSGSFGSTWGVGNAAPGSGIVILAASDIELYNNRIINNNSSAISVVSGFFIDENAGAKINANYFPIPKNVHIHDNIMEVGSAFPSAAYEHRTGKMLVGIEQKLNAQDPSRKNARLPFITYDGISTNLLTKGTAANPDSICIQQQGPNLFVNVDALHMASPNWRPNTDITPFVCK; encoded by the coding sequence ATGAAACGATCGCATTTTCATTTTCTCTTTGCAGCCCTGTTCCTCTCGCTCGCAGCTTGCCAGCCGATGGAGCAAAAAAAAGCTACCGGGTATAGTACGGAGCTGACTTTTGGGCCTGGCGAAGAAACAAAAATAGCAACCGCTTTCCTTTCTCTTAAAGATAGCAGCAGTATACAGTTAAAAGAAGGGGTGTATAAATTTGACAACCTGAGTATTGCACAGGCAAAACATATCCGGATACAGGGTGCCGGTGCAGACAAAACCATCCTTGATTTCTCTGCCCAAAGCCAGGGAGGAGAGGGTATCCGTGTCACAGATGTAATAGGTTTTACCATCGATGGTATGACCTTACGTGATTCCAAAGGTGACCTGATCAAGATCAACAAAAGCGAAAATGTGGTGATCACCAACCTGCATGCCATCTGGTCGGTAGCAGATTCTACCAGTGGCGGATATGCGATCTACCCGGTGCTATGTAAAAACGTGCTGGTAGAAAACTGTTATGCAGAAGGCGCATCTGACGCAGGCATTTATATTGGTCAGACAGACAGTGCCATTGTGCGCAAATGCAAGGCTTACAAAAACGTGGCCGGTTGTGAAATAGAAAACACTTCCCATGCGGAGGTATATGATAATGAATTTTATGGCAATACGGCTGGCTTCCTCATTTTTGACCTGCCGGATCTTTCCAAACGCGGTGGTTTTGTAAAGGCGTATAACAATTACCTGCATGATAACAATGAGCGGAACTTTGCCAAATCCGGCAGTTTCGGATCCACCTGGGGGGTGGGCAATGCTGCCCCTGGCAGTGGTATTGTGATCCTCGCAGCTTCAGATATTGAGCTGTATAATAACCGGATCATCAATAATAATTCCAGTGCGATCTCTGTTGTATCCGGTTTTTTTATTGATGAAAATGCCGGCGCTAAAATTAATGCCAACTATTTCCCTATACCTAAAAATGTGCATATCCACGACAATATCATGGAAGTGGGTAGTGCTTTTCCCTCAGCAGCCTACGAGCACCGTACCGGTAAAATGCTGGTGGGTATTGAGCAAAAGTTAAATGCACAAGACCCATCGCGTAAGAATGCCCGTTTACCTTTCATAACCTATGACGGCATCAGCACCAATCTGCTGACCAAGGGCACTGCTGCGAATCCGGATTCCATCTGTATTCAACAGCAGGGCCCTAATTTATTTGTCAACGTGGATGCGTTGCATATGGCCTCCCCCAACTGGCGGCCCAATACGGACATTACGCCCTTTGTTTGTAAATAA